The bacterium nucleotide sequence TAACAATGTATATTTGGGCGGTACTCATCGCGTAGGTTTGAGGTTTAGTCGCTGATGGTGGAATACACAAATACTCGTCTACTGATAGAACAACACGAAGCCATGGTGCTGGCGCCGTATGCCGCACTGAGCAGTCGTTCGCGCGGCCGGCAATTCCCCGAAGCCGAACACGAGTACCGCAGTTGCTTCCAGCGCGACCGCGACCGCGTGATTCACTCCGCGGCGTTTCGGCGGCTTAAGCACAAGACGCAGGTATTTGCCTCGCCCGATGACGATCATTTCCGCACACGCCTCACGCACACCATGGAAGTCGCACAAATCTCGCGGTCGATCGCACGCGCTCTTCGTCTCAATGAAGATCTCGCCGAAACGGTGGCGCTGGTGCATGATCTTGGCCATACACCGTTCGGTCATGCCGGTGAGGACGCGCTGCGGTCAATACTCAAGGATGACGGCGGATTCAATCACAATGCGCAGTCGCTCCGGGTGGTCGATTACATCGAGGATCGCTATCCGCAGTTTCGCGGGTTGAATCTGTCCTACGAAGTCCGCGAGGGGATCGTCAAGCACGAGACCGATTATGACATGCCGGTGTTCGGCGATTTCGATCCGCAGCATCGCGCGACGCTGGAAGGGCAGTTGGTGAATTTCGCCGATGAGATTGCCTACAATGCGCACGATGTCGATGACGGATTCTTTTCCGGGTATCTGTCAATCGATGAACTGCTCGAGGTTCCGATCATCGCACAGTTGTATGAGACCTCCAAGCGCAGTTACCCCGATTTGTCGCCGCGAAAACGTCACTATCATTTGATTCGCCTGCTGATTAATTGGGGTGTGTCGGATGTCATTGTTACGGCGGCGGAGGAGATGAAACGCCATCAGGTGGCGACATTCGAGGATGTCATCAATTGCCGCGAGAATATCGTGCACTTTTCGCCCGATGCTCATGCCGCCGGGCGCGAGCTGAAGAAGTTCCTGTTTGCGCGGTTGTATCGACATCCGCGATTGGTGGAGATCAATGCGATGGCCGCGACGGTGATCAGCAAGCTGTTCGAGGCGTACACTTCCGATCCGGAGTTGTTGCCGCAGAAGTTCCGT carries:
- a CDS encoding deoxyguanosinetriphosphate triphosphohydrolase produces the protein MVEYTNTRLLIEQHEAMVLAPYAALSSRSRGRQFPEAEHEYRSCFQRDRDRVIHSAAFRRLKHKTQVFASPDDDHFRTRLTHTMEVAQISRSIARALRLNEDLAETVALVHDLGHTPFGHAGEDALRSILKDDGGFNHNAQSLRVVDYIEDRYPQFRGLNLSYEVREGIVKHETDYDMPVFGDFDPQHRATLEGQLVNFADEIAYNAHDVDDGFFSGYLSIDELLEVPIIAQLYETSKRSYPDLSPRKRHYHLIRLLINWGVSDVIVTAAEEMKRHQVATFEDVINCRENIVHFSPDAHAAGRELKKFLFARLYRHPRLVEINAMAATVISKLFEAYTSDPELLPQKFRQRLYDQPTKTVMKDYIAGMTDRFALQEYERIVGGPAPDMKT